From the genome of Ktedonobacterales bacterium:
GTCGAGGTCGTGCTATCGGCGGAAGCGTCTATGCGTCCGGCATCGTCTGCGCCTGCATGCTCCTCGGCCTGGCTCTGCTCATCGCTCGCGCGCGCGGGCGTGACCAGACGCAGCGCGCTCTTCGCAGGTCCGGTTTTCTTCTCTTCAAGGGCGCTCTTCCCACGCGCCGCTTTCTTCGTCTCGAAAGCGTTAAACTTGGTGACGCCATCAACAACGGCAGCGATCCCAGAGCCAAATCGCCCGCGAATATCGTCCAGCGTAAAGCGCGTATCCTCGACCACATCATGCAAAAGCGCCGCCGCCACCCCTTGCGCGTCAATACGCATATCAGCCAGGATTTTTGCTACAGCCAGGGGGTGTTCAATATAGGCTTCGCCCGACTGGCGCGTCACGCCGCGATGCGCCTCCTCAGCCAGCGCATAGGCATGCTCGACCAGTTCAATATCGCTGGCCGACATATAGCGTTGGCACTCATCCAGCAGCGCCTTCAACGCTCCTGTGGCTGGCTGAGCCGACTGATGGTCCGGGTGAATATCCTTACGACTGGCCGTAGACATGCCATTACTCCTGACAGTTTCCGCTGCAACCGATGTTGCTCGTATACGCGAAAACTTCATTTTAGTGTATCTGTTCGCCCGCAGGCGCGTCAAGGAGAAGAATAGAGTTGTTGCCAGCACATTCAATGCCAGCGTCCCTCAAGCCAGGGCAAGCGGCAGGCGCCAGATGCTGATAGATGATTGCGCCCCGCATTGAAGTGTTCCCATTTGCTTAGCATTGAAGCATTCCCATTTTAAGAATCATAGCAAAAAAAGGAGAAACAGGCCAGGAAGCTTCCTGGCCTGTTCATCGTGTTGTGTGACCTGATCCTTGAAACGATCTAGCGGCGCACGCGCACTTTATCGTAGCAGGAGCTGCAATACACCGGGCGATCATTCTTTGGCAGGAACGGAACCTCTGTCTCGGCGCCGCACTCGGCGCAAATGACCTGGTGCATTTCGCGCGGAGCGCGCTCACCGCCCGCCATCCGTCCGCCCCCCTGGGCGCGACGTGCCGCGCGGCACGTCGGACAGCGAGCAGGCTCATTCATCAAGCCTTTCTGCTGGTAGAACTCTTGCTCACC
Proteins encoded in this window:
- a CDS encoding zinc-ribbon domain containing protein codes for the protein MSFADKTLRCRECGQDFVFTAGEQEFYQQKGLMNEPARCPTCRAARRAQGGGRMAGGERAPREMHQVICAECGAETEVPFLPKNDRPVYCSSCYDKVRVRR